The Methylomicrobium lacus LW14 genome window below encodes:
- a CDS encoding (5-formylfuran-3-yl)methyl phosphate synthase, giving the protein MTRMLASVNSLEEAQLVYQAGADIIDLKQPAEGALGALPLEDVAQIRAWCAGKVPVSATVGDLPMQPQLIGAAVQAMAATGVDYIKIGFFPGGDWRGVVQKLAELTQKHYALIAVLFADTQPDPAFVLTLHQAGFKGVMLDTMDKSRGSLTQVMQATEIERFVDAAKSHNLLCGLAGSLRLNDIPALLRYQPDYLGFRGALCLQHTRTASVDPEAVARIKQALKTRIAIETA; this is encoded by the coding sequence ATGACCCGGATGCTGGCCAGCGTGAACAGCCTAGAGGAAGCCCAACTGGTCTATCAGGCGGGTGCCGACATCATCGACCTGAAGCAGCCGGCCGAGGGCGCGCTCGGCGCGCTGCCGCTGGAAGACGTCGCGCAGATCCGCGCCTGGTGCGCGGGAAAAGTCCCGGTCAGCGCCACGGTCGGCGATCTGCCGATGCAGCCTCAGTTGATCGGCGCTGCGGTGCAGGCAATGGCCGCAACCGGCGTCGATTACATCAAGATCGGCTTTTTTCCGGGCGGCGACTGGCGCGGCGTCGTACAGAAATTAGCCGAATTGACGCAAAAACACTATGCCTTGATTGCGGTATTGTTTGCGGATACGCAGCCCGATCCGGCTTTCGTCCTGACCCTGCATCAGGCCGGCTTTAAAGGCGTGATGCTGGATACGATGGACAAAAGCCGAGGCTCCTTGACGCAGGTCATGCAGGCCACAGAAATCGAACGCTTCGTCGATGCGGCCAAAAGCCACAATCTGCTCTGCGGCCTGGCCGGTTCGCTGCGGTTGAATGACATCCCTGCCCTGCTGCGTTATCAGCCGGATTATCTCGGCTTCAGAGGCGCGTTATGCCTTCAGCACACACGAACAGCGAGTGTAGACCCCGAAGCCGTGGCGCGCATCAAGCAGGCGCTAAAAACCCGCATAGCGATAGAGACGGCTTGA
- a CDS encoding DUF447 domain-containing protein: MILETIVTTQHPEGRPHIAPMGIHSHGEELVILPFHPSATLDNLAATRTAVINYCDDVRVFAGCLTGRRDWPLKPAEKIAGHVLASALAHSEVEVVRIEEDPLRPKFFCRPLHEVNHAPFKGFNRAQYSVLEAAILVSRLSRLPIERIDRELAYLRIGIEKTAGPRELEAWGWLIAHIEAFKKGEQA; encoded by the coding sequence ATGATTCTGGAAACGATCGTTACCACCCAACACCCCGAAGGACGCCCCCACATCGCGCCGATGGGCATTCATAGCCACGGCGAAGAGCTGGTCATTCTGCCTTTTCACCCTTCCGCCACGCTCGACAATCTGGCCGCGACCCGAACCGCGGTGATCAACTACTGCGACGACGTGCGCGTGTTTGCGGGCTGTCTGACCGGACGGCGCGACTGGCCGCTCAAACCGGCCGAAAAGATTGCCGGCCATGTGCTGGCTTCGGCACTCGCGCATAGCGAAGTCGAAGTCGTGCGGATTGAAGAAGACCCGCTCCGGCCGAAATTTTTCTGCCGCCCGCTGCATGAGGTCAATCACGCGCCGTTCAAGGGCTTCAACCGTGCCCAATATTCGGTGCTCGAAGCCGCGATTCTGGTCAGCCGGCTGAGCAGGCTGCCGATCGAGCGGATTGACCGGGAGTTGGCCTATTTGCGCATCGGCATCGAAAAAACCGCAGGCCCCAGGGAACTGGAAGCCTGGGGCTGGCTGATCGCGCATATCGAAGCGTTTAAGAAAGGAGAGCAGGCATGA
- a CDS encoding DNA/RNA non-specific endonuclease — MKLSAIIASLSISLVACATAPTTAQIMRPTMGAVRGGSFAGGHIQKLDYEGFTVWLDCARKGPVKFMYNAQHDTGNKARASSFRIDPDVPKECQQASAKAYGNSYDRGHLVPANHLDYSETAIRQSNYMTNILPQAANMNRGAWLLTEEIVECYRDIDELLVIGGVIWGNNPADDYFIQSHGVATPDAFWKVIIRGAGQDERAIAWVVPNSPAATKRNLDPYLVSIDELERLTGETIPVADYAKHDKPASSWVLPRGCDKS, encoded by the coding sequence ATGAAGCTGAGCGCGATCATTGCGTCTTTGTCAATCTCGCTGGTCGCTTGCGCGACTGCGCCGACGACTGCCCAAATCATGCGGCCTACGATGGGGGCTGTCCGGGGCGGAAGCTTCGCCGGGGGACATATCCAGAAGCTGGACTATGAAGGCTTCACCGTCTGGCTGGATTGCGCAAGGAAAGGGCCGGTCAAGTTTATGTATAACGCCCAGCACGACACGGGCAACAAAGCCAGGGCCTCGTCTTTCCGTATCGATCCGGATGTGCCGAAAGAATGTCAGCAGGCCAGTGCCAAGGCCTACGGCAACAGCTATGACCGCGGCCATTTAGTGCCGGCCAATCATCTGGACTATTCGGAAACGGCGATCCGGCAGAGCAACTACATGACCAATATCCTGCCTCAAGCCGCGAATATGAACCGGGGCGCCTGGCTGTTGACCGAGGAAATCGTCGAATGCTACCGCGACATCGACGAATTGCTGGTGATCGGCGGCGTGATCTGGGGCAACAATCCGGCGGATGACTATTTTATTCAGTCGCACGGCGTGGCGACGCCGGATGCCTTCTGGAAGGTGATTATCCGCGGGGCCGGGCAGGACGAGCGTGCGATTGCCTGGGTGGTGCCGAATTCGCCGGCGGCGACGAAGCGGAATCTGGACCCTTATCTTGTCAGCATCGATGAATTGGAACGGCTGACCGGCGAGACCATTCCGGTGGCGGACTACGCGAAGCACGATAAGCCTGCTTCATCCTGGGTGCTTCCGCGCGGCTGCGATAAAAGTTAA
- the purE gene encoding 5-(carboxyamino)imidazole ribonucleotide mutase: protein MAALVGIIMGSTSDWETMRYAAETLQELGIPHEVEVVSAHRTPDKLFHYAETAESKGLEVIIAGAGGAAHLPGMTAAKTTVPVLGVPVQSKTLNGLDSLLSIVQMPAGIPVGTLAIGKAGAINAALLAASIVGNKHESYRAALNDYRQKQTESVLAGADPRGTGEGGLV from the coding sequence ATGGCAGCACTGGTTGGCATCATAATGGGCTCGACCTCTGACTGGGAAACGATGCGCTATGCCGCGGAAACGCTGCAGGAGCTGGGCATTCCACACGAAGTCGAGGTAGTCTCGGCGCACAGAACGCCGGACAAACTGTTCCATTATGCTGAAACCGCCGAGTCCAAGGGCCTGGAGGTAATTATCGCGGGCGCGGGCGGGGCGGCGCATTTGCCGGGCATGACCGCCGCGAAAACTACGGTGCCGGTGCTGGGCGTGCCGGTGCAGTCGAAAACGCTGAATGGTCTCGATTCGTTGCTGTCGATCGTGCAAATGCCGGCCGGCATTCCGGTCGGCACCCTGGCGATCGGCAAGGCCGGCGCGATCAATGCCGCCCTGCTGGCCGCCTCGATCGTCGGCAACAAACATGAGTCCTACCGCGCCGCCTTGAACGACTACCGGCAAAAGCAGACCGAATCGGTACTGGCCGGCGCCGACCCGCGCGGCACCGGCGAAGGCGGGCTCGTATGA
- a CDS encoding sensor domain-containing diguanylate cyclase codes for MAGAESDELDRIKTAAQAILKSESLNLQLMPAIAVKLVNLTRDENVRIDALAKIIETDPALAIKVLQTVNSAAYCLPNKVTSIRRAVHLLGVDEVRRMALAMLLFSRMIRRESGEFDFLFFWQHCLFVAELSRRIAIALKLADPEMVYTAGLLHDIGKLALETHGKMTYSQFIASLPNSVHPLLQEERHFFGMTHVEMGQVLCLQWQLPAPIVAVAACHHVLPDPGSPYYPYRAEIAIVAFANYTAWLQGISSISHAGPPQLSPQVFELLPIEALELESLLQETDKAMQAAQEFYSIAFPDVNRLRARLLQASITMSRVQHHPGEPGATSRNISASLTAPHQSLDPAYFVPWTLETIKHDFEFDRVILFSVNPQRRSLAASHAYPEIHERALEIDIGCLSGMLLDCLREKKAVLIDAALEPKNPLLKKFNTAEFIAVPVLRHRCLAGMIYADYAIKQKSMAGRILEEIVAVAEQLGIALMNAKHYEMQRQQAQLDSLTQLYNRRMLECSLNQLFQRPAHELKGIALGFVDIDRFKLFNDQCGHQKGDEIIRLVADMLKRLTRPGDLIGRFGGEEFLFVLMNTDEDDVRAYAERIRLEIARRGDDLKPRFQQLELTVSIGVALYQPNFGHYTDLIEAADQTMYRAKMAGRNRVILFSDLPSVSKPAVLGRNIGN; via the coding sequence ATGGCTGGCGCAGAAAGCGACGAGTTAGACCGCATCAAAACGGCAGCGCAAGCGATCTTAAAGAGCGAATCGCTGAATTTGCAGCTAATGCCGGCGATCGCGGTCAAATTGGTCAATTTGACCCGCGATGAGAATGTGCGTATCGACGCATTGGCGAAAATCATCGAAACCGATCCGGCGCTGGCGATCAAGGTGCTGCAAACAGTCAATTCCGCCGCCTATTGCCTGCCGAACAAGGTGACTTCGATTCGGCGCGCGGTGCATCTTTTAGGTGTCGACGAAGTTCGCCGGATGGCTTTGGCCATGTTGCTGTTCAGCCGCATGATTCGGCGCGAGTCCGGTGAATTCGATTTTTTATTCTTTTGGCAACATTGCCTGTTTGTCGCCGAATTGAGCCGAAGAATCGCGATCGCATTAAAACTTGCCGATCCTGAAATGGTTTATACGGCGGGTTTGCTGCATGACATCGGCAAACTGGCGCTGGAAACCCACGGCAAAATGACTTACAGCCAATTTATCGCTTCCTTGCCTAATAGCGTGCATCCGTTGCTTCAGGAAGAAAGGCATTTCTTCGGCATGACCCATGTCGAAATGGGGCAGGTGTTGTGCCTGCAATGGCAACTGCCTGCGCCGATTGTGGCGGTTGCCGCGTGTCATCATGTGCTGCCCGACCCCGGTTCGCCCTATTATCCGTACCGTGCCGAAATCGCGATCGTCGCGTTTGCGAATTATACGGCCTGGTTGCAGGGAATTTCCTCGATCAGCCATGCAGGCCCGCCGCAATTGTCGCCGCAGGTATTTGAACTGCTGCCGATCGAGGCGTTGGAGCTGGAGAGTCTGCTGCAAGAAACCGATAAAGCGATGCAGGCGGCGCAGGAGTTCTATAGTATCGCGTTTCCAGATGTCAACCGTCTGAGGGCAAGGCTGTTGCAGGCGAGCATCACGATGAGCCGAGTTCAGCATCACCCGGGCGAGCCCGGCGCCACCTCGCGCAATATTTCGGCCAGTCTCACCGCGCCGCATCAGAGTCTGGACCCTGCGTATTTTGTACCCTGGACCTTGGAGACGATCAAGCACGATTTTGAATTCGACCGCGTGATCTTGTTTAGCGTCAATCCGCAGCGCCGTAGTCTGGCCGCCTCGCATGCTTATCCTGAAATTCACGAAAGGGCATTGGAAATCGATATCGGCTGTCTATCCGGCATGTTATTGGACTGTTTGCGCGAAAAGAAAGCGGTGCTGATCGATGCCGCGCTCGAACCGAAAAATCCACTGCTCAAAAAATTCAATACCGCCGAATTTATCGCGGTGCCGGTGCTGCGTCACCGCTGTCTGGCCGGCATGATTTACGCGGATTACGCGATCAAGCAAAAATCGATGGCAGGGCGTATCCTCGAAGAGATCGTTGCGGTGGCCGAGCAATTAGGCATCGCGTTGATGAATGCGAAACATTACGAAATGCAGCGGCAGCAGGCGCAGCTGGATTCGCTGACGCAGCTCTATAACCGGCGGATGCTCGAGTGTTCGTTGAACCAACTTTTTCAACGGCCCGCGCACGAACTGAAAGGCATCGCGTTGGGTTTTGTCGATATCGACCGTTTCAAGTTGTTCAACGACCAGTGCGGGCATCAGAAAGGCGATGAAATCATCCGCCTGGTCGCGGATATGCTGAAGCGCTTGACCCGGCCGGGCGATCTGATTGGGCGTTTTGGTGGCGAGGAGTTTTTGTTTGTGCTGATGAATACCGACGAGGATGACGTGCGGGCTTACGCCGAGCGCATCCGCCTCGAAATCGCGCGGCGCGGCGATGATTTGAAGCCCAGGTTTCAACAGCTGGAGCTGACGGTCAGCATCGGCGTGGCGCTGTATCAGCCGAATTTCGGGCATTACACCGATCTGATCGAGGCGGCCGACCAGACCATGTACCGCGCGAAGATGGCCGGCCGCAACCGGGTTATTTTGTTCAGTGACCTGCCGTCCGTGAGTAAGCCGGCTGTGCTCGGGCGGAATATCGGAAACTAA
- the miaA gene encoding tRNA (adenosine(37)-N6)-dimethylallyltransferase MiaA — protein sequence MSHRLSLPPAIALMGPTASGKSALAVQLASALDGEIISVDSALVFRGMDIGTAKPSLEERGGIPHHLIDILDPAEAFSTGQFRTQALNLIDAISRRGKLPILAGGTMLYFNALTQGLATLPEAVPDIRARLDHDLHQLGSAALHQRLQAVDPEAAARIHPNDPQRIQRALEVFEISGRPLSSFFGGTQEPALPCRLIKLIIAPEERATLHLIIAERFRQMLKDGLIEEVDALYRRGDLSEKTPAIRAVGYRQVWAYLAGEYDYDTMTERGIIATRQLAKRQFTWLRRETDALRYHTGQSGLLRQALADIQRQLA from the coding sequence ATGTCACACCGTTTATCCCTCCCTCCCGCGATAGCATTGATGGGCCCCACCGCTTCGGGAAAATCCGCGCTCGCCGTGCAGCTGGCATCCGCGCTCGACGGCGAAATCATCAGCGTCGATTCGGCGCTGGTATTCCGAGGCATGGACATCGGCACCGCCAAGCCGAGCCTGGAAGAGCGGGGCGGCATTCCGCACCATCTGATCGACATTCTCGATCCGGCCGAAGCCTTTTCGACCGGCCAATTCAGAACGCAGGCGCTGAACCTGATCGACGCCATCAGCCGGCGGGGAAAACTGCCGATATTGGCCGGCGGCACGATGTTGTATTTCAATGCCTTGACCCAAGGTCTCGCAACCTTGCCGGAAGCCGTTCCGGACATCCGGGCCCGGCTTGACCATGACCTGCACCAACTCGGCTCGGCCGCCCTGCATCAACGCCTGCAAGCGGTCGACCCGGAGGCCGCCGCCAGGATTCATCCGAACGACCCGCAGCGCATCCAGCGCGCGCTGGAGGTTTTCGAAATCAGCGGCAGGCCGTTGTCGTCCTTTTTCGGCGGAACGCAGGAGCCGGCGCTGCCCTGCCGCCTGATCAAGCTGATCATCGCACCGGAAGAGCGAGCCACGCTGCATCTGATCATCGCCGAGCGCTTCCGTCAAATGCTCAAAGACGGCCTGATCGAGGAAGTCGACGCGCTGTACCGGCGCGGCGATCTGAGCGAAAAAACGCCGGCTATCCGCGCAGTCGGCTACCGCCAGGTCTGGGCCTATCTGGCCGGCGAATACGACTATGACACGATGACCGAAAGAGGCATCATCGCGACCCGGCAACTGGCCAAACGCCAGTTTACCTGGCTGCGCAGGGAAACCGACGCGCTACGCTATCACACCGGCCAATCCGGCCTGCTGCGGCAGGCATTGGCCGATATTCAGCGCCAACTCGCCTGA
- a CDS encoding 5-(carboxyamino)imidazole ribonucleotide synthase, whose protein sequence is MRVGVLGAGQLARMIALAGYPLGVDFIFLDPAQDACANKLGTHLHGAYDDPDLLAQLAEASDVVTYEFENVPADVAHFLATHTEVHPSPNALAVAQDRLVEKNYFHSIGIPTPDFAPIDSLADLTQAMETIGWPAIVKSRRMGYDGKGQAFIRTPDDLLQAWEAMAGVPAVVEAFVPFDREVSIIAARNPQGEIAFYPLSENLHKGGILRVSECLDGDPMQQQAEDYVTRLLEALDYVGVLALELFQVNGRLVANEFAPRVHNSGHWTIEGAETSQFENHLRAILSLPLGSTKPVGHAAMVNFIGGLPETAEVLAIEHAHLHLYDKAPRKGRKIAHATLRAESHEQLSAKLKTLSALADRVDDS, encoded by the coding sequence ATGAGAGTCGGCGTACTCGGCGCGGGCCAACTGGCCCGCATGATCGCGCTGGCGGGTTATCCGCTGGGCGTCGACTTCATCTTTCTCGATCCTGCGCAGGATGCCTGCGCGAACAAGCTCGGCACGCATCTGCACGGCGCTTATGACGACCCTGACTTGCTCGCCCAGCTGGCCGAAGCGTCCGACGTGGTCACTTACGAATTCGAAAACGTGCCGGCCGATGTCGCGCACTTCCTGGCGACCCATACCGAAGTGCATCCGTCTCCAAATGCGCTTGCTGTCGCGCAGGACCGTCTGGTCGAAAAAAATTATTTCCATTCGATCGGCATTCCGACACCCGATTTCGCGCCGATCGACAGCCTGGCCGATTTGACCCAAGCGATGGAAACCATCGGCTGGCCGGCGATCGTCAAAAGCCGCCGGATGGGTTATGACGGCAAAGGGCAAGCCTTCATCAGGACGCCTGACGATTTGCTGCAAGCCTGGGAAGCAATGGCCGGTGTCCCGGCGGTCGTCGAAGCGTTCGTGCCGTTCGACCGCGAAGTCTCGATCATCGCGGCGCGCAACCCGCAAGGCGAAATCGCGTTTTATCCGCTGTCCGAAAATCTGCATAAAGGCGGCATCCTGCGCGTGTCCGAATGCCTGGACGGCGATCCGATGCAGCAGCAGGCGGAAGACTATGTCACCCGCCTCCTCGAAGCGCTCGATTATGTCGGCGTGCTGGCGCTCGAACTGTTCCAGGTGAACGGCCGCTTGGTCGCGAATGAATTTGCGCCGCGGGTGCATAATTCCGGGCATTGGACGATCGAAGGCGCGGAAACCAGCCAGTTCGAAAATCATTTGCGCGCGATCCTGTCGCTGCCGTTGGGTTCGACAAAGCCCGTTGGCCATGCCGCGATGGTCAATTTCATCGGCGGCCTGCCGGAAACGGCCGAGGTGCTCGCGATCGAGCATGCGCACCTGCACCTGTATGACAAGGCGCCGCGCAAAGGCCGCAAGATCGCGCATGCGACGCTGCGGGCGGAATCGCACGAGCAATTGTCGGCCAAACTGAAAACACTCAGCGCCCTGGCGGACCGTGTCGACGATTCATGA
- a CDS encoding MFS transporter, producing the protein MTPIQDIASPMTRTEKRATWSLASIYAFRMLGLFLIMPVLSLFSEQIDEATPALIGLAIGIYGIMQSLLQIPFGLISDRLGRKKVIVTGLLLFFAGSVVAALSTNIYGIIIGRAIQGSGAVAGPVMALVADLTQEVHRTKAMALIGASIGVSFGVAITTGPLIASYIGIHGIFWLISALALVAILIILLLVPNPRQPKKHREAEVVPGHFSDALTNVELLRLNYGIFILHLVMTASFVVVPLLMRDAGLIPAQHWMVYLPVFVLSLAFMIPFIILAEKKQKMKGVFISAIAVLILAFLGLMLFHAVLIQIVALLLLFFSGFNLLEATLPSLVSKTAPGDLRGTAMGVYSTCQFMGAGIGGAAGGWCYGHYGASGVFMACAALTCSWLLLAFGMKAPRHWVNMLLSLDQIELQKIDEFEKNILEIAGVEEVTLHPEETVAYLKVDKRQLNTDALQNLIVQYSK; encoded by the coding sequence GTGACCCCAATACAGGATATCGCCAGCCCGATGACGCGGACCGAAAAACGCGCCACCTGGTCGCTGGCCAGCATTTACGCCTTCCGGATGCTCGGCCTGTTTTTGATCATGCCCGTCCTGTCCCTATTTTCCGAACAGATCGACGAGGCCACTCCCGCGTTGATCGGCCTGGCGATCGGCATTTACGGGATCATGCAATCGCTTCTGCAAATTCCGTTCGGCCTGATCTCCGACCGCCTCGGCCGCAAGAAAGTCATCGTCACCGGCCTGCTGCTGTTTTTTGCCGGCAGCGTGGTCGCCGCGCTCTCGACGAACATCTACGGCATCATCATAGGCCGGGCGATTCAAGGCTCCGGCGCGGTCGCTGGACCGGTGATGGCGCTGGTCGCCGACCTGACCCAGGAAGTGCACCGCACCAAGGCGATGGCCCTGATCGGCGCCAGCATCGGCGTCTCCTTCGGCGTCGCGATCACCACAGGCCCGCTGATTGCCTCCTACATCGGCATACACGGTATTTTCTGGCTGATTTCGGCGCTGGCCTTGGTGGCGATCCTGATCATCCTGCTGCTCGTGCCGAATCCAAGGCAGCCGAAAAAGCATCGCGAAGCGGAGGTGGTCCCCGGCCATTTCAGCGACGCGCTAACCAACGTCGAACTGTTAAGGCTCAACTACGGCATTTTTATCCTGCATCTTGTGATGACCGCGAGCTTCGTAGTCGTGCCGCTCTTGATGCGCGATGCGGGACTGATCCCGGCGCAACACTGGATGGTGTACCTGCCGGTTTTCGTGCTGTCTCTGGCATTCATGATTCCGTTTATCATACTGGCCGAGAAGAAGCAGAAGATGAAGGGCGTTTTTATCAGCGCGATTGCGGTATTGATTCTGGCCTTTCTCGGCTTGATGCTGTTCCATGCCGTGCTGATACAGATCGTCGCCTTGCTACTGTTGTTTTTCAGCGGCTTCAACCTACTCGAAGCGACCCTGCCCTCGCTGGTTTCGAAGACCGCCCCCGGCGATCTGCGCGGTACTGCGATGGGCGTCTACTCGACCTGCCAATTCATGGGCGCCGGCATCGGCGGCGCGGCCGGCGGCTGGTGTTACGGACATTACGGCGCGAGCGGCGTGTTCATGGCCTGCGCGGCATTGACGTGCAGCTGGCTGCTGCTGGCGTTCGGCATGAAGGCGCCCCGCCACTGGGTCAATATGCTGCTGTCCCTGGACCAAATCGAGTTGCAAAAGATCGACGAGTTTGAAAAAAATATCCTGGAAATCGCCGGCGTCGAAGAGGTCACCCTGCACCCCGAAGAAACGGTGGCCTATCTGAAAGTCGATAAACGGCAGTTGAATACCGATGCACTGCAAAACCTGATCGTGCAATATAGCAAGTAG
- a CDS encoding carbon starvation CstA family protein, producing the protein MLKTFIWILIGGLGAAAVGGIALQRGETINSLWFIVAALCVYSLAYRFYAAWIAAKVLAVDATRATPAERLDNGRDFVPTNKWIVFGHHFAAIAGPGPLVGPTLAAQFGYLPGTLWILIGAVLGGCVQDMVTLFFSTRRNARSLGQMARDELGVLGGSAALIGTFAIMIILIAVLGLVVVNAMKHSPWATSTVAATIPIAMIVGLYMRSIRPGRVLEASIFGVALLLASVAYGGFVDRSETWRVVFDHDGLTLAWWVIGYGFAAAVLPVWLLLAPRDYLSTFVKLGTITLLAVAIIILRPDVKMPALTPFIDGSGPIFGGKLFPFVFITIACGAISGFHALISSGTTPKLLTNERDIRMIGYGGMLLESFVAMMAMVAATVLEPGVFFAVNSPAGVVGAEAADAVAKISSWGFPVTVEQMQTLAAQMGETTLFARTGGAPSLAVGMASIFGSAFGDGLLALWYHFAIMFEAIFILTTLDAGTRVGRFMLQDMLGNFWPKLGETSWTPSVILTSGIVVAGWGYFLYIGVIDPNGGVNILWPLFGIANQMLAAIALSVATGILVKSDKLKYAWISGIPLSWLVTITSAAAWEKLVSADIRIGFFAAANDMSAKLEGGLLPPEKANIAPQLIFNLHLDAVITLFFVTLLWLIVLDMLRVCYRHLAGKPVPPLSEAPHSPSQLVENWARD; encoded by the coding sequence ATGCTTAAAACTTTCATCTGGATACTGATCGGAGGCCTCGGCGCCGCCGCCGTCGGCGGCATTGCGCTGCAGCGCGGCGAAACGATCAATTCGCTGTGGTTCATCGTCGCCGCGCTCTGCGTTTATTCGCTGGCCTACCGCTTCTATGCGGCCTGGATCGCGGCCAAGGTGCTGGCTGTCGATGCCACGCGCGCGACCCCGGCCGAGCGGCTCGACAACGGCCGCGATTTCGTGCCGACCAACAAATGGATCGTGTTCGGCCATCACTTCGCGGCAATCGCCGGCCCCGGCCCCCTGGTCGGCCCGACGCTCGCGGCGCAATTCGGCTATCTGCCCGGCACGCTGTGGATCTTGATCGGCGCGGTGCTCGGCGGCTGCGTGCAGGACATGGTGACCCTGTTTTTCTCGACCCGGCGCAATGCGCGCAGCCTCGGGCAAATGGCGCGCGACGAGCTCGGCGTACTCGGCGGCAGCGCCGCGCTGATCGGCACCTTCGCGATCATGATCATCCTGATCGCGGTGCTCGGCCTGGTCGTCGTGAACGCGATGAAACACAGCCCCTGGGCGACCTCGACCGTCGCCGCGACGATTCCGATCGCGATGATCGTAGGACTTTACATGCGCAGCATCCGCCCCGGCCGAGTGCTCGAAGCCTCGATATTTGGCGTTGCTTTACTGCTCGCCTCGGTCGCTTACGGCGGCTTTGTCGACCGCAGCGAAACCTGGCGCGTGGTGTTCGATCACGACGGCCTGACCTTGGCCTGGTGGGTGATCGGTTACGGTTTCGCGGCCGCCGTCCTGCCGGTCTGGCTGCTGCTCGCGCCGCGCGATTATCTGTCGACCTTCGTCAAACTCGGCACGATCACCTTGCTCGCGGTCGCGATCATCATCCTGCGCCCGGACGTCAAGATGCCCGCGCTGACCCCGTTCATCGACGGCTCGGGACCTATATTCGGCGGCAAGCTGTTTCCGTTCGTGTTCATCACGATCGCCTGCGGCGCGATTTCGGGCTTTCATGCATTGATCTCCTCCGGCACCACGCCGAAACTGTTGACCAACGAACGCGACATCCGGATGATCGGCTACGGCGGCATGCTGCTCGAATCGTTCGTCGCGATGATGGCGATGGTCGCCGCGACCGTGCTCGAACCCGGTGTGTTTTTCGCGGTGAATAGTCCTGCCGGCGTGGTCGGCGCGGAAGCGGCCGACGCGGTCGCGAAGATTTCTTCCTGGGGCTTCCCGGTCACGGTCGAGCAGATGCAGACCCTGGCCGCGCAAATGGGCGAGACGACCCTGTTTGCGCGCACCGGCGGCGCCCCGTCGCTGGCGGTCGGCATGGCCAGCATCTTCGGCAGCGCATTCGGCGACGGTTTGCTCGCCTTGTGGTATCACTTCGCGATCATGTTCGAGGCGATCTTCATCCTGACCACGCTGGATGCCGGCACCCGCGTCGGCCGCTTCATGCTGCAGGACATGCTCGGCAATTTCTGGCCGAAGCTCGGGGAAACCTCCTGGACGCCGTCGGTGATTCTGACCAGCGGCATCGTCGTCGCCGGCTGGGGATACTTTTTATACATCGGCGTGATCGATCCGAACGGCGGCGTGAACATCCTCTGGCCCTTGTTCGGCATCGCGAACCAGATGCTTGCCGCGATCGCGCTCTCAGTCGCGACCGGCATCCTGGTCAAATCGGACAAACTGAAGTATGCCTGGATCAGCGGCATACCACTCTCCTGGCTGGTCACGATCACCAGCGCGGCCGCCTGGGAAAAGCTCGTCAGCGCGGATATCCGCATCGGCTTCTTCGCCGCCGCAAACGATATGAGCGCGAAACTGGAAGGCGGCCTGTTGCCGCCCGAGAAAGCCAACATCGCGCCGCAATTGATCTTCAACCTGCATCTGGACGCGGTGATCACGCTGTTCTTCGTGACATTGCTCTGGCTGATCGTGTTGGATATGCTCCGGGTCTGTTATCGGCATCTGGCAGGCAAACCGGTGCCGCCGTTGTCCGAAGCGCCGCACAGCCCGAGCCAATTGGTCGAAAACTGGGCGCGGGACTGA
- a CDS encoding YbdD/YjiX family protein → MSKHLKTIWKAVRRLSGDDAYERYLEHYARCHAHGEDHQCTGPLSRAEFFKQWQDQKWEGIKRCC, encoded by the coding sequence ATGAGCAAGCACCTGAAAACCATCTGGAAAGCCGTTCGCCGCCTCAGCGGCGACGACGCCTACGAACGCTATCTTGAGCACTATGCGCGCTGTCATGCGCACGGTGAGGACCATCAATGCACCGGCCCATTGAGCCGGGCCGAGTTTTTCAAGCAATGGCAGGATCAGAAATGGGAGGGCATCAAGCGCTGTTGCTGA